The following are encoded together in the Bradymonas sediminis genome:
- a CDS encoding ATP-dependent helicase, with protein MTLLDHLNPPQKLAAEHRDGPLLILAGAGSGKTRVITYRIAKLIMDYGVYPEQILALTFTNKAAGEMRERVDAILSENGRETDAAGVTIATFHSFCARLLRRNAELLGLTPSFTIYDSDDQLKLIKAVMEQVGMPKDNGEAKRLRGAIGQFKNQGWTPALAHENAFNSYDEEDATFYEAYQKALVQANCADFGDLILGVITIFRTHPRIADSYSRHWRYQMVDEFQDTNPAQYALLKFLTRTHDNLCVVGDDDQAIYRWRGATVANIMGFEEDFPDAKIIKLEQNYRSTEVILKAANDVIQHNPTRRDKTLWTAREGGDLVTCFTARDDREEASYVARQIHDLTRLGADWGDFAVFYRTNAQSRQIEEQLQNGGVPYQVIGGMSFYERSEIKDILGYLKVALNPDNPVDFLRIINTPSRGIGKVSLGKLERVAEIRGVGTFYRALRYAAGMLEAGALGDTPIVPEPFGPDDEEALEALQKLGGRSKKGMIDACEVVVALRDQIGADAADGNSLSQVANFLVERIHYMDYLDRDDPERAEDRRNNVVELLHALEEFEEDFDPDQLLNEDLPGQGEDDEAPDFDGESEPTVVSQILRAFLERSALVHATDGMEEGRTTTLMTVHGAKGLEFDTVFLVGMEDELFPSLRDMSDIEELHEERRLAYVAITRARHKLYITNAQSRRIYGQIRQTEPSRFLRDIDPERIEIDPKSTSQSIEYGHRASAPNRRRVRDRGYDEFQQASDANYFGDGVDQDLWEFDQSPPMIKGEVGRAVQQTLDAAPPEGDFDPSFSQLSPWEDDLSADWQQESDFAASGPSATDPEGLTGKTVSHSRFGIGKITGVSGDGPKAVLTINFPGHGARTIIRKFVKILG; from the coding sequence ATGACCCTACTTGACCACCTGAATCCGCCCCAAAAACTCGCCGCCGAGCACCGCGACGGGCCGCTGCTCATCCTCGCCGGCGCCGGCAGCGGGAAGACGCGGGTTATCACGTACCGCATCGCCAAGCTCATCATGGATTACGGGGTATATCCCGAGCAGATCCTGGCGCTGACCTTCACCAATAAGGCGGCCGGTGAGATGCGCGAGCGCGTCGACGCCATCCTCAGCGAGAACGGGCGCGAGACCGACGCGGCCGGGGTGACCATCGCGACCTTCCACTCCTTTTGCGCGCGCCTGTTGCGCCGAAACGCCGAGCTGCTGGGGCTGACGCCGAGCTTCACGATCTACGACTCTGACGACCAACTAAAGCTGATCAAGGCGGTCATGGAGCAGGTGGGGATGCCCAAGGATAATGGCGAGGCGAAGCGGCTGCGCGGGGCGATCGGGCAATTTAAGAACCAGGGGTGGACCCCGGCCCTGGCCCACGAGAACGCGTTTAACTCCTATGACGAAGAGGACGCGACCTTCTACGAGGCCTATCAAAAGGCGCTGGTCCAGGCGAATTGCGCCGACTTCGGCGACCTGATCCTGGGCGTCATCACGATCTTCAGGACCCACCCGCGCATCGCCGACAGCTATAGCCGCCACTGGCGCTACCAGATGGTCGACGAGTTCCAGGACACCAACCCGGCCCAATACGCCTTGCTCAAATTCCTGACGCGCACCCACGATAACCTGTGCGTGGTCGGCGACGACGACCAGGCGATCTACCGGTGGCGCGGCGCCACGGTGGCCAATATCATGGGCTTTGAGGAGGACTTCCCCGACGCGAAGATCATCAAGCTCGAGCAGAATTACCGCTCCACCGAGGTCATCCTCAAGGCCGCCAATGACGTGATTCAGCACAACCCGACGCGCCGCGACAAGACGCTGTGGACGGCGCGCGAGGGCGGCGATCTGGTGACCTGCTTCACCGCCCGCGACGACCGCGAAGAGGCGAGCTATGTGGCCCGCCAGATCCACGACCTGACGCGGCTGGGGGCGGATTGGGGGGACTTTGCGGTCTTCTATCGCACCAACGCCCAGAGCCGCCAGATCGAGGAGCAACTGCAGAACGGCGGCGTGCCCTACCAGGTGATCGGCGGCATGAGCTTCTATGAGCGCTCCGAGATCAAGGATATCCTCGGGTACCTCAAGGTCGCGCTCAACCCGGATAACCCGGTCGATTTTTTGCGCATCATCAACACCCCGTCGCGCGGCATCGGCAAGGTGAGCCTGGGCAAATTGGAGCGGGTCGCCGAGATTCGGGGCGTCGGCACCTTCTACCGCGCGCTGCGCTACGCCGCGGGCATGCTCGAGGCGGGCGCGCTGGGCGACACCCCGATCGTCCCGGAGCCCTTTGGCCCCGACGACGAAGAGGCGCTTGAGGCGCTGCAAAAACTCGGCGGGCGCAGCAAAAAAGGCATGATCGACGCCTGCGAGGTCGTGGTCGCCCTGCGCGACCAGATCGGCGCGGACGCCGCCGACGGAAATAGCCTGTCTCAGGTGGCGAATTTCCTGGTCGAGCGCATCCATTATATGGATTATCTGGACCGCGACGACCCGGAGCGCGCCGAAGACCGGCGAAATAACGTGGTCGAGTTGCTGCACGCGCTGGAGGAATTCGAGGAGGACTTCGACCCGGACCAACTTCTGAACGAAGACCTCCCCGGCCAGGGCGAAGACGACGAAGCCCCTGATTTTGATGGGGAATCCGAGCCCACGGTGGTCTCGCAGATCCTGCGCGCGTTCCTGGAGCGCTCGGCGCTGGTCCACGCCACCGACGGCATGGAAGAAGGCCGCACGACCACGCTGATGACGGTGCACGGGGCCAAGGGCCTGGAGTTTGACACGGTCTTTTTGGTCGGCATGGAGGACGAGCTCTTCCCGAGCCTGCGCGATATGTCCGATATCGAAGAGCTCCACGAGGAGCGCCGCCTGGCCTATGTCGCCATCACGCGCGCGCGCCACAAGCTCTATATCACCAACGCCCAATCGCGGCGCATCTACGGGCAGATCCGACAGACCGAGCCGAGTCGATTCTTGCGCGATATCGACCCCGAGCGCATCGAGATCGACCCGAAAAGCACCAGCCAGAGCATCGAATATGGCCACCGGGCGAGCGCCCCGAACCGCCGGCGCGTGCGCGACCGCGGCTATGACGAGTTCCAGCAGGCCAGCGACGCGAATTATTTTGGCGACGGCGTCGACCAGGACCTGTGGGAGTTCGACCAGTCGCCGCCGATGATCAAGGGAGAGGTTGGGCGCGCGGTGCAGCAGACCCTGGACGCCGCGCCGCCCGAGGGCGACTTCGACCCGTCCTTCTCCCAGCTCAGCCCTTGGGAAGACGACCTCAGCGCGGATTGGCAGCAGGAGAGCGACTTCGCCGCCAGCGGCCCCAGCGCGACCGACCCCGAGGGGCTCACCGGCAAGACCGTGTCCCACTCGCGCTTTGGCATCGGCAAGATCACCGGCGTGTCGGGCGACGGCCCCAAGGCCGTGCTGACCATCAATTTTCCCGGCCACGGCGCGCGCACGATCATCCGAAAATTCGTCAAAATTCTGGGCTAA
- a CDS encoding HmuY family protein, with product MRTLLVFSLVGFVACSDDDANENNQTDTGVETPDAGDHNDALGGDDTVEDDTVEDDTVTAGNCEPGSDDRAAVAREQVAKNEGVNAGEVTFASDADLQSASIDAASGGPAQAATTSYVYVDLDTAEKLELSDVDAFEDTAWDIAFNRAMIRVNSGDSGPSRWMVARVDAGFDEAAPPSPQDTSWKTDTFIADDCEVLTEGMGTLTTAFGVWFDYDMSTHTTAVPENTTWVLYNMESHAIYKFGVNTYDSGAYEVQWAPIEMGR from the coding sequence TTGAGAACGCTTCTTGTTTTTTCCCTGGTCGGTTTCGTCGCCTGCTCCGACGACGACGCGAACGAAAATAACCAGACGGATACGGGCGTCGAGACGCCGGACGCCGGCGACCATAATGACGCGTTGGGCGGCGATGACACGGTCGAAGACGACACGGTCGAAGACGACACGGTCACGGCGGGTAATTGTGAGCCGGGAAGCGACGACCGCGCGGCGGTTGCGCGCGAGCAAGTCGCCAAAAACGAGGGCGTCAACGCCGGCGAGGTGACCTTCGCCTCTGACGCAGACCTTCAGTCGGCCAGCATCGACGCGGCCTCCGGCGGCCCCGCCCAGGCGGCGACCACTTCTTATGTCTACGTCGACCTGGACACCGCCGAGAAGTTGGAGCTCTCCGACGTCGACGCCTTTGAGGACACCGCCTGGGATATCGCCTTTAACCGCGCGATGATCCGCGTCAACAGCGGCGACTCCGGCCCGAGCAGGTGGATGGTGGCGCGCGTCGACGCCGGCTTCGACGAAGCCGCGCCCCCCTCGCCGCAGGACACGAGCTGGAAGACCGACACCTTCATCGCCGATGATTGCGAAGTCCTGACCGAGGGCATGGGCACCCTGACCACCGCGTTCGGCGTCTGGTTCGACTACGATATGTCCACCCACACGACCGCGGTTCCCGAGAATACCACCTGGGTGCTCTATAATATGGAGTCCCACGCCATCTATAAATTCGGCGTCAACACCTATGACAGCGGCGCCTATGAGGTTCAGTGGGCTCCGATTGAAATGGGTCGCTGA
- a CDS encoding TonB-dependent receptor plug domain-containing protein: protein MTISTNTPSNARGFARKAGLCALLCVPSFALLSVLCPAIGDAQVIIVDPDAEFEDEEPEEEQDSGEDDDEVVEIDGVDADDEPFTLKEVQVEAPAEGEAPRDALEVRAGRETIDKSDLENHEVRRLSEALRWLASASSVDTDTGAAAMIIDGLPAAQLQVVQDGMPVTRPVGGPDGPSIDLDSIQVSTTTVDSITVQRGLGAPGSGPASGVVVEITPAQQPLGWAAAAKASATLLPAQHFYPDENAADAPFPSQNSLAAEVGYGAKKATIRVNGAFQQRVGVDVDANGAVDSADQTQLQFGAHSVWRPTGSKRNSLALSLNYERINTEGVWGPFSVMRDLVDTDRGAGRLKGKWQLAPGTTLSHVTQADIYQHRFSKRVLSSGYERLKADTGQLRLTQDVLVERLFGRHLLGVEAYGAFERVNRDGETGELPAADRFDGGIGLSDGWMASSDLEVSGRLWAGLHSEFDPSLMADLAAQWRVASPLVLRASASRTRRLPTAEELYLFFDHSEVGYQIMGNPDLKPEDLWSGRAGLVFDFSKVSDQNIQLSLGGFYHKLSDLITNVLDEDAPGRVAQYRYANIDRAQTAGLNAGVESRDLVWGIGARANYSWLPLAEDMETGERLSLRTRHQVMVEVNRDWLDTKIETSAYLRTRSALTTPPLKPAAPTVTMLGARISFKPLAQLRIGLNADNLLNQTNATWGPKSGFSVLAHIAYQFSPPDDAAE from the coding sequence ATGACGATATCTACTAATACGCCATCGAACGCACGCGGGTTCGCCCGCAAGGCGGGACTCTGCGCACTTTTATGTGTGCCGAGTTTCGCCTTGCTGAGCGTGTTATGCCCGGCGATTGGTGATGCGCAGGTGATCATCGTCGATCCCGACGCCGAGTTTGAGGACGAAGAGCCCGAGGAGGAGCAAGACAGCGGCGAAGACGACGATGAGGTCGTTGAGATTGATGGGGTTGATGCGGACGACGAACCCTTTACGCTCAAAGAGGTCCAGGTCGAGGCGCCCGCCGAGGGCGAGGCGCCCCGGGACGCCCTGGAGGTCCGGGCAGGGCGCGAGACGATCGATAAATCCGACCTCGAGAATCACGAGGTGCGCCGCCTCTCCGAAGCCCTGCGCTGGTTGGCTTCGGCCTCGTCGGTGGACACCGACACCGGCGCGGCGGCGATGATCATCGACGGCTTGCCCGCAGCCCAACTTCAGGTGGTCCAGGACGGCATGCCGGTCACCCGCCCGGTGGGCGGCCCGGACGGCCCATCGATCGACCTCGATTCGATTCAGGTTTCGACCACCACCGTCGACTCCATCACCGTGCAGCGCGGGCTGGGCGCGCCGGGCAGCGGGCCGGCCAGCGGCGTGGTCGTCGAGATCACGCCCGCGCAGCAACCGCTCGGGTGGGCCGCCGCCGCCAAAGCCAGCGCGACGCTGCTGCCCGCGCAACACTTTTACCCCGACGAGAACGCCGCCGACGCGCCGTTCCCCTCGCAAAATAGCCTCGCCGCCGAGGTTGGCTACGGCGCAAAGAAGGCGACTATTCGCGTGAACGGGGCGTTCCAGCAGCGGGTTGGTGTTGACGTCGACGCCAACGGCGCGGTGGACTCGGCCGACCAGACTCAACTTCAATTCGGCGCGCACTCGGTCTGGCGGCCCACCGGCTCCAAGCGCAACTCCCTGGCGCTCTCGCTCAATTACGAGCGCATCAACACCGAGGGCGTCTGGGGGCCCTTTAGCGTCATGCGCGATCTGGTCGACACCGACCGCGGCGCCGGGCGGCTCAAGGGCAAATGGCAGCTCGCCCCGGGCACGACGCTGTCGCACGTGACCCAGGCCGATATCTACCAGCATCGCTTCAGCAAACGCGTGCTCTCCAGCGGCTATGAGCGCCTCAAGGCCGACACCGGCCAATTGCGCCTCACCCAGGATGTCCTCGTCGAGCGCCTCTTCGGCCGCCATCTTCTGGGCGTCGAGGCCTACGGCGCCTTCGAGCGCGTCAACCGCGACGGCGAGACCGGTGAGTTGCCCGCCGCCGACCGCTTTGACGGCGGCATCGGGCTCTCCGATGGGTGGATGGCCTCCTCCGATCTGGAGGTTTCGGGGCGCCTGTGGGCCGGGCTGCACAGCGAATTCGACCCCAGCCTGATGGCCGACCTCGCCGCCCAGTGGCGCGTCGCCTCGCCGCTTGTCCTGCGCGCCTCCGCCTCGCGCACCCGCCGCCTGCCGACCGCCGAGGAGCTCTACCTCTTCTTCGACCACTCCGAGGTTGGCTACCAGATCATGGGCAACCCCGACCTTAAACCCGAAGACCTCTGGTCGGGGCGCGCCGGGCTAGTCTTCGACTTCTCAAAGGTCAGCGACCAAAATATTCAGCTTAGCCTGGGCGGCTTTTATCATAAGCTCAGCGACCTGATCACGAATGTGCTCGACGAGGACGCGCCGGGCAGGGTCGCCCAATATCGCTACGCGAATATCGACCGCGCGCAGACCGCCGGGCTCAACGCCGGCGTGGAGTCGCGCGATCTTGTGTGGGGCATCGGGGCACGCGCCAACTATAGCTGGCTGCCGCTGGCCGAAGATATGGAGACCGGCGAGCGCCTGTCGCTGCGCACCCGCCATCAGGTGATGGTCGAGGTCAATCGCGATTGGCTCGACACGAAGATCGAAACCTCGGCCTACCTGCGCACCCGCAGCGCGCTAACGACCCCGCCGCTAAAACCCGCCGCCCCGACGGTTACGATGCTCGGCGCGCGCATCAGCTTCAAGCCGCTGGCGCAGCTTCGCATCGGCCTCAACGCCGACAACCTGCTCAACCAGACCAACGCCACCTGGGGGCCTAAGAGCGGCTTCAGCGTGTTGGCCCATATCGCCTACCAATTTTCGCCGCCAGATGACGCGGCCGAATAG
- a CDS encoding TadE/TadG family type IV pilus assembly protein codes for MQQTGKTPLRLVILGARIWMHIIAVLVISVLVGLLVADMHSMRMFFGAASAGAFQIDWLRLGIHLLLSAALWGFCVYGFSLLQQRKRQAVKLHRVRGSVMVETLIALVPFLLLTSGIAQYAMINVASLLSDLAVYQAARTAWIWQPEADSRRNGSSGYNRVTADDVKFRARTAAALALAPSASSDFTVGRNFPEGSGPPFRRIRTAVAATFNKTPISGENFWTATGSNWSFFREDIIHGEHKDMSVSRAFDTGSFYLRAGRKVTSAWMGLEDFEVVHEGDRVGVEFTYQYSVIFPWFAYLFGTESRFGERDGYYIPITRKMTLLKQPGM; via the coding sequence ATGCAACAGACGGGAAAAACACCCCTTCGCCTGGTAATTCTAGGCGCTCGGATCTGGATGCACATCATCGCGGTGTTGGTCATCAGCGTGCTGGTGGGCTTGCTCGTGGCGGATATGCACTCGATGCGCATGTTCTTCGGCGCGGCCTCGGCCGGCGCCTTCCAGATTGACTGGCTGCGCCTGGGGATTCACCTGCTCCTGTCGGCCGCGCTCTGGGGGTTTTGCGTCTACGGGTTCTCGCTGCTTCAGCAGCGCAAACGCCAGGCCGTCAAGCTGCATCGGGTTCGCGGCTCGGTCATGGTGGAGACCTTGATCGCGCTGGTTCCCTTTTTGCTGCTGACCTCCGGCATCGCCCAATACGCCATGATCAACGTCGCCAGCCTCCTCAGCGACCTGGCGGTTTACCAGGCCGCGCGCACCGCGTGGATCTGGCAGCCCGAGGCCGACTCGCGGCGCAATGGCTCCTCGGGGTATAACCGGGTCACCGCCGATGACGTGAAATTTCGCGCCCGCACCGCCGCCGCCCTGGCGCTGGCCCCCAGCGCGTCCTCCGATTTCACGGTCGGTCGCAACTTCCCCGAGGGCAGCGGGCCTCCCTTCCGCCGCATTCGAACCGCGGTCGCGGCGACCTTCAATAAGACGCCGATCTCCGGGGAGAATTTCTGGACCGCGACCGGCTCGAACTGGAGCTTCTTCCGCGAAGACATCATTCACGGTGAGCACAAAGATATGAGCGTTTCGAGGGCCTTTGACACCGGCAGCTTTTATCTGCGCGCCGGTCGCAAGGTGACCTCCGCCTGGATGGGCCTCGAGGATTTTGAGGTGGTGCACGAGGGGGACCGCGTCGGGGTGGAGTTCACGTACCAATACTCGGTCATTTTCCCCTGGTTCGCCTATCTTTTCGGCACCGAATCGCGTTTCGGCGAGCGTGACGGATATTATATTCCGATTACCCGAAAGATGACCTTGCTCAAGCAGCCTGGCATGTGA